The proteins below come from a single Mycobacterium parmense genomic window:
- a CDS encoding D-alanyl-D-alanine carboxypeptidase family protein — MTVLRSASCLAAAVVLMAAPAALGVPAASAEPGPEAAPSCPYRVNTPPAVDSSEAPQAGDPPIPLPVPPKPVGGDALGSCGIVAAPGTPPLPTDVSADAWLVADLDSGAVVAAKDPHGRHRPASIIKVLVAMASLNSLNLNKSVPGTADDAAAEGTKVGVNEGGTFTVNQLLHGLLMHSGNDAAHALAMQLGGMQTAVEKINVLAAKLGGKDTRVATPSGLDGPGMSTSAYDIGLFYRYAWQNPTFADIVATKTFDFPGHGDHPGYELENDNKLLYNYPGALGGKTGYTDDAGQTFVGAANRNGRRLMAVLLHGTRQPIAPWEQAAHLLDYGFGTPQGTQVGSLIEPDPSLLPAKHDAAGDQQGAAQAGALVPSADAVPVRVGVGVIGTIIVFGLIMAARTMNRRPQHR; from the coding sequence ATGACCGTCTTACGCTCCGCGTCATGCCTGGCCGCGGCCGTTGTGTTGATGGCCGCCCCGGCGGCCCTCGGCGTCCCCGCCGCGAGCGCCGAACCGGGCCCCGAAGCCGCGCCCTCGTGCCCGTACCGGGTGAACACCCCGCCCGCAGTGGACTCGTCGGAGGCGCCCCAGGCCGGTGACCCGCCGATCCCGCTCCCGGTGCCGCCCAAGCCCGTCGGCGGGGATGCGCTGGGCAGTTGCGGGATCGTCGCCGCGCCCGGCACGCCGCCGCTGCCGACCGACGTCTCGGCCGACGCCTGGCTGGTGGCCGACCTGGACAGCGGGGCGGTGGTCGCCGCGAAGGATCCGCACGGCCGGCACCGCCCGGCCAGCATCATCAAGGTGCTCGTCGCGATGGCCTCCCTCAACTCGCTGAACCTCAACAAGTCCGTCCCCGGCACCGCCGACGACGCGGCCGCCGAAGGTACCAAGGTCGGCGTCAACGAGGGCGGGACGTTCACGGTCAACCAACTGCTGCACGGGCTGCTGATGCACTCCGGCAACGACGCGGCGCACGCGCTGGCCATGCAGCTCGGCGGCATGCAGACCGCCGTGGAGAAGATCAACGTGCTGGCCGCCAAGCTCGGCGGCAAGGACACCCGCGTGGCCACGCCGTCGGGCCTGGACGGGCCCGGCATGAGCACGTCGGCCTACGACATCGGCCTGTTCTACCGCTATGCGTGGCAGAACCCGACTTTCGCCGACATCGTGGCGACCAAGACCTTCGACTTCCCCGGCCACGGCGACCACCCCGGCTACGAGCTGGAGAACGACAACAAGCTGCTCTACAACTACCCGGGCGCGCTCGGCGGCAAGACCGGCTACACCGACGACGCCGGGCAGACGTTCGTGGGCGCGGCCAACCGCAACGGGCGGCGCTTGATGGCGGTGCTGCTGCACGGGACGCGGCAGCCGATCGCCCCGTGGGAACAGGCCGCGCACCTGCTCGACTACGGCTTCGGCACCCCGCAGGGCACCCAGGTCGGCTCGCTCATCGAGCCCGACCCCTCCCTGCTGCCCGCCAAGCACGACGCCGCGGGCGACCAGCAGGGCGCCGCCCAGGCCGGCGCCCTCGTCCCGTCGGCGGACGCGGTGCCGGTCCGCGTCGGCGTGGGTGTCATCGGCACGATCATCGTGTTTGGATTGATCATGGCCGCGCGCACCATGAACCGCCGACCGCAGCATCGTTGA
- the nagA gene encoding N-acetylglucosamine-6-phosphate deacetylase: MRLIRAGAMVLDGQVRRPAWLEISGGRISACGSGPPPRPADRAFPDCTVVPGFVDMHVHGGGGASYTDAGGVADAAAFHLRYGTTTTLASLVTASPAELIAGVRVLAAATRQGVIAGVHLEGPWLSRARCGAHDPDRMRDPDPAEIDAVLAAGGGTIRMVTLAPELPGAQAAIRRFCDAGVAVAVGHTNATYEQTELAIAAGATVGTHLFNAMRPLHHREPGPALALLAAPQVTVELIADGVHLHPDVIRAVIHAAGADRVALVTDAMAAAGRGDGTFRLGEVTVEVVANVARVQGTSTIAGSTATMDQLFRAVAGLAGLPAAVQMTAATPARALGLPGVGGLRPGHDADLVVLDDGLRVVDVMRQGRWRDA, encoded by the coding sequence GTGCGACTGATCCGTGCCGGCGCCATGGTCCTCGACGGGCAGGTCCGCCGGCCGGCCTGGCTGGAGATCTCCGGCGGCCGGATCAGCGCCTGCGGGTCCGGCCCACCGCCGCGCCCGGCAGACCGTGCGTTCCCCGATTGCACTGTGGTGCCGGGGTTTGTCGACATGCACGTACACGGCGGCGGCGGCGCCTCCTACACCGACGCCGGCGGCGTCGCCGACGCCGCGGCATTTCACCTGCGGTACGGCACGACGACGACGCTGGCCAGTTTGGTCACCGCCTCCCCCGCCGAGCTGATCGCCGGTGTGCGCGTCCTGGCCGCGGCCACCCGGCAGGGCGTCATCGCGGGGGTCCACCTGGAGGGGCCGTGGCTGAGCCGCGCGCGCTGCGGGGCGCACGACCCCGACCGGATGCGCGATCCGGACCCCGCGGAGATCGACGCCGTGCTGGCGGCCGGCGGCGGCACGATCCGAATGGTCACGCTGGCGCCCGAGCTGCCCGGCGCGCAGGCGGCGATCCGGCGGTTCTGCGACGCCGGAGTCGCTGTGGCCGTTGGTCATACGAATGCAACATACGAGCAGACCGAACTGGCGATCGCCGCGGGGGCCACGGTCGGGACCCATCTGTTCAACGCGATGCGGCCGCTGCATCACCGCGAGCCCGGCCCGGCGCTGGCGCTGTTGGCGGCCCCGCAGGTGACCGTCGAGCTGATCGCCGACGGCGTGCACCTGCATCCGGACGTGATCCGGGCCGTGATCCACGCGGCGGGCGCCGACCGGGTCGCGCTGGTCACCGACGCCATGGCCGCGGCCGGGCGCGGCGACGGGACGTTTCGGCTCGGCGAGGTGACGGTCGAGGTCGTCGCCAATGTCGCACGCGTGCAGGGCACGTCGACCATCGCGGGCAGCACCGCCACCATGGACCAGCTGTTCCGGGCGGTCGCGGGCCTCGCCGGACTGCCCGCCGCGGTGCAGATGACCGCCGCCACCCCGGCGCGCGCGCTGGGGCTGCCGGGGGTCGGCGGCCTGCGGCCCGGCCACGACGCCGACCTCGTCGTGCTCGACGACGGCCTGCGCGTCGTCGACGTGATGCGGCAAGGGCGGTGGCGCGACGCCTAG
- a CDS encoding aspartate aminotransferase family protein, whose amino-acid sequence MTNHLWLHFSRHGPDCTPPVIVRGEGVTIYDDRGKSYLDGLSGLFTVQVGHGRAELAEVAARQAGTLAFFPLWGYATPPAIELAERLAHYAPGELSRVFFTSGGTEAVETAWKLAKQYFKLTGKPGKHKVISRSVAYHGTTQGALAITGLPRFKAPFEPVTPGGFRVPNTNFYRAPEPFRTGERTDPKAFGQWAADRIAEAIEFEGPETVAAVFLEPVQNAGGSIPPPPGYFERVREICDEYDVLLVSDEVICAFGRIGSMFACADFGYVPDMITCAKGLTSGYSPLGAMIATEKLFEPFDDGVTTFPHGYTFGGHPVSAAVGLANLDIFEREGLNDRVKARAPALRATLEKLYDLPIVGDVRGEGYFYGVELVKDQATRQTFSDEERRQLLARVNAGLFEAGLYCRTDDRGDSVIQLAPPLISGQDEFDAIESILRAVLAEESERL is encoded by the coding sequence ATGACCAACCACCTCTGGCTGCACTTCTCGCGGCACGGCCCGGACTGCACGCCGCCGGTCATCGTCCGCGGCGAGGGGGTGACGATCTACGACGACCGCGGCAAGAGCTACCTCGACGGGCTGTCCGGGCTGTTCACCGTCCAGGTCGGGCACGGCCGCGCGGAGCTCGCCGAGGTCGCCGCCCGGCAGGCGGGCACGCTGGCGTTCTTCCCGCTGTGGGGGTACGCGACCCCGCCGGCGATCGAGCTGGCCGAGCGTCTCGCGCATTACGCCCCCGGCGAGCTGAGCCGGGTGTTCTTCACCTCTGGCGGCACCGAGGCGGTCGAGACCGCGTGGAAGTTGGCCAAGCAGTACTTCAAGCTCACCGGCAAACCCGGCAAGCACAAGGTCATTTCGCGGTCGGTCGCCTACCACGGCACCACCCAGGGCGCCCTGGCGATCACCGGGTTGCCGCGATTCAAGGCGCCGTTCGAGCCGGTGACGCCCGGCGGCTTCCGCGTGCCCAACACGAACTTCTACCGCGCGCCCGAGCCGTTCAGAACCGGTGAGCGCACCGACCCGAAAGCCTTCGGGCAGTGGGCCGCCGACCGGATCGCCGAGGCGATCGAGTTCGAGGGGCCCGAGACCGTGGCCGCGGTGTTCCTGGAACCGGTACAGAACGCGGGCGGCAGCATCCCGCCTCCCCCAGGCTATTTCGAACGCGTGCGCGAGATCTGCGACGAATACGACGTGCTGCTGGTCTCCGACGAGGTGATCTGCGCGTTCGGCCGGATCGGGTCGATGTTCGCCTGTGCCGACTTCGGCTACGTGCCCGACATGATCACCTGCGCAAAGGGTTTGACGTCCGGCTACTCGCCGCTGGGCGCGATGATCGCCACCGAGAAGCTGTTCGAGCCGTTCGACGACGGCGTCACGACGTTTCCGCACGGCTACACCTTCGGCGGCCACCCGGTGTCGGCCGCGGTCGGGCTGGCCAACCTCGACATCTTCGAGCGCGAGGGGCTCAACGACCGCGTCAAGGCCCGGGCGCCGGCGTTGCGCGCCACCCTGGAGAAGCTCTACGACCTGCCGATCGTCGGCGACGTGCGCGGCGAGGGGTACTTCTACGGCGTCGAACTGGTCAAGGACCAGGCGACCAGGCAGACCTTCTCCGACGAGGAGCGACGACAGCTGCTCGCCCGGGTCAACGCGGGGCTATTCGAGGCGGGTCTGTACTGCCGCACCGACGATCGCGGAGATTCGGTCATCCAGCTGGCGCCGCCGCTGATCAGCGGGCAGGACGAGTTCGACGCGATCGAATCGATCCTGCGCGCCGTGCTGGCCGAGGAGTCCGAACGGCTCTGA
- a CDS encoding sugar porter family MFS transporter, translating into MSARPRSLRPALTAASVGVIYGYDLSIIAGAQLFVTEDFGLTTRQQELLTTMAVVGQIAGALGAGTLANRVGRKASVVAVLAAYAAFALLAAFSVSLPMLLVARLLLGVAIGVSVVVVPVYVAESAPAAVRGSLLTAYQLAIVSGLILGYLTGYLLAGAHGWRWMLGLAVAPAILLMPLLIRLPDTARWYLMKGRPADARAALLRVEPAANVDGELDEIGRALSEGAGGPSEMVRRPYSRATLFVVTLGFLIQITGINAIIYYCPRIFEAMGFTGNFALLGLPALIQVAGLAAVGTSVLLVDRVGRRPILLSGIAMMIAADVVLIAVFGNDARGFGGAVAGFAGILLFIVGYTLGFGSLGWVYASESFPTRLRSLGSATMLTSNLVGNAIVAAVFLTMLHSLGGAGTFAVFAAFAVIALVVVHRYAPETKGRQLEDIRHFWENGGRWEAGCD; encoded by the coding sequence TTGAGCGCCCGACCGCGAAGCCTGCGGCCCGCCCTCACCGCCGCGAGCGTCGGTGTCATCTACGGCTACGACCTGTCCATCATCGCCGGGGCGCAGCTGTTCGTCACCGAGGATTTCGGCCTCACGACGCGGCAACAAGAGCTGTTGACGACCATGGCGGTGGTCGGCCAGATCGCCGGCGCGCTGGGCGCCGGCACCCTCGCCAACAGGGTCGGGCGCAAGGCCTCGGTGGTGGCGGTCCTCGCCGCGTACGCGGCGTTCGCGCTGCTGGCCGCGTTCTCCGTGTCGCTGCCGATGCTGCTGGTGGCGCGCCTCCTGCTGGGCGTGGCCATCGGGGTGTCGGTGGTGGTGGTCCCGGTGTACGTGGCGGAGTCGGCGCCGGCGGCCGTGCGCGGCTCGCTGCTGACGGCCTACCAACTGGCGATCGTCAGCGGCCTCATCCTGGGCTACCTGACCGGTTACCTGCTGGCGGGCGCACACGGCTGGAGATGGATGCTCGGGCTGGCCGTGGCGCCCGCGATCCTGTTGATGCCCTTGCTCATTCGCCTGCCCGACACGGCCCGGTGGTATCTGATGAAGGGCCGGCCCGCCGACGCCCGCGCCGCGCTGCTGCGCGTGGAGCCCGCCGCGAACGTCGACGGGGAGCTCGACGAGATCGGCCGGGCCCTGAGCGAAGGTGCCGGCGGACCGTCCGAGATGGTGCGCCGCCCGTATTCGCGAGCCACCCTGTTCGTGGTCACGCTCGGCTTCCTCATCCAGATCACCGGCATCAACGCGATCATCTACTACTGCCCCCGGATCTTCGAGGCGATGGGCTTCACCGGCAATTTCGCGCTGCTGGGGCTTCCGGCGCTGATTCAGGTCGCCGGCTTGGCGGCCGTGGGCACCTCGGTGTTGCTCGTCGACCGGGTGGGGCGCCGCCCGATCCTGTTGTCGGGCATCGCCATGATGATCGCCGCCGACGTCGTGCTGATCGCCGTGTTCGGCAACGACGCCAGGGGATTCGGCGGCGCGGTCGCCGGCTTCGCCGGCATCCTGCTGTTCATCGTCGGCTACACCCTGGGATTCGGCTCGCTGGGTTGGGTGTATGCCAGTGAGAGCTTCCCGACCCGGCTGCGTTCCCTCGGGTCGGCCACGATGCTCACCTCGAACCTGGTGGGCAACGCGATCGTCGCCGCCGTCTTCTTGACCATGCTGCATTCCCTGGGCGGCGCAGGGACGTTCGCGGTCTTCGCGGCGTTCGCCGTGATCGCGCTGGTCGTCGTCCACCGGTATGCGCCGGAAACCAAGGGCCGCCAGCTCGAGGACATCCGGCACTTCTGGGAGAACGGCGGGCGCTGGGAGGCCGGGTGCGACTGA